Below is a genomic region from Fulvia fulva chromosome 5, complete sequence.
ATGTCTCCATTGTCGGAAGTTCCCTGGACTGGGAGGAACCCGCCATACCTTATTGGCAAGTTCATCTTCGTCATCCTCTGCATTCCAATAGCTCTCGTGGACAACTTCGCTGGTATGCTGGTCCTTCGGTTCCTGCTCGGTGTCGCGGGATCACCTGCATTGGCGACGGGAGGCGCCTCTTACGGTGACTTCGCTACGGGAATGCAGCTGCCATATGCCATCGCGATATGGGCAGGCGGTGCTTCCGCGGGTCCGGTACGTACCTCAGTCTTCAATGCTTCCATCTGTACGATACTAATACATGTGCAGTCCCTCGGCCCCCTCATCAGCAACTTCGCAGTGACCGCAAGCTGGCGCTGGCCTTTCTACGAGACCCTACTAATCGCAGGCCCAACGTTCTTCGTGATGCTCTTCTTGCTACCTGAGACATCAGGCGATTACATTCTCCTTCGCCGCGCACAACGTCTCCGCAAGCTCACTGGGCGCAGCGATCTAATGGCCGAATCAGAGATCAAGGCAAGAGACCAGAAGCCAAAGGAAGTCCTCTTCCAAGCTCTCATCAAGCCGTGGGAAATCAACATGAAAGATCCAGCTGTGCTGTTCACCACTCTGTACCTTGGCTAAGTTGACGACTGTGCGATCGAGATCCTTCGGAGTTGACGTGGTCATGGCAGACTCGTGTACGGCATCTACTATTCATTCTTCGAATCCTTCCCCATGGTTTTCGACGAGGTGTACCATTTCAGCTTTGGCGTTTTGGGTGTGGCATTCTTGTCCATCGCAGTCGGCTGCATCCTGGCTGTGATCCTTTGGTGCGGCTACTTTTACTTCGTCCTGGACAAGCAGATGCAGAAGATGCAGCTCGTGAATGTTCCTCCTGAGGCACGTCTCGCTCCGGGTCTAGTGGCGACCTTGTTCATCCCAGCTGGGTTGTTCATCT
It encodes:
- a CDS encoding MFS-type transporter pyvG encodes the protein MMESWNLGRVASSVGLSIYVIGYGLGPLIMSPLSEVPWTGRNPPYLIGKFIFVILCIPIALVDNFAGMLVLRFLLGVAGSPALATGGASYGDFATGMQLPYAIAIWAGGASAGPSLGPLISNFAVTASWRWPFYETLLIAGPTFFVMLFLLPETSGDYILLRRAQRLRKLTGRSDLMAESEIKARDQKPKEVLFQALIKPWEINMKDPAVLFTTLYLG